A stretch of the Thunnus thynnus chromosome 7, fThuThy2.1, whole genome shotgun sequence genome encodes the following:
- the LOC137186816 gene encoding olfactory receptor 8U3-like, whose amino-acid sequence MVNSTLSYFILGAYMHVGGLKYFCFMLTAMLYVVIITANTSLTVVICMNRSLHEPMYLFLCSLFINELYGSTGFFPFLLVQILSDIHTVSASLCFLQIFCLYTYANIQFSNLAIMSYDRYLAICCPLQYNTRMTSNRSVIFIIVIWLYSFVKFLITLSLNIRLTLCGNIINSLYCNNYFIVKLACSDTKVNNIYGLFDTFLSVVVPLFPILFSYMKILKVCFSGSKQTRQKAVSTCTPHLASLLNFSFACLFVTLQSRFDVSSVSSVLRIIVLVYLLIIPLLNPIMYGLQTSKIRNLFCSKMLAGHRDTM is encoded by the coding sequence ATGGTGAATTCAACTTTATCTTATTTCATTCTTGGAGCTTATATGcatgttggaggtttgaaatatttctgtttcatgttgACTGCGATGTTATACGTTGTTATCATTACTGCCAACACATCACTCACCGTGGTTATCTGTATGAACAGAAGCTTACATGAACCTATGTACCTTTTTCTGTGCAGCCTGTTTATAAATGAACTGTATGGTAGTACAGGGTTCTTCCCATTCCTTCTGGTTCAGATCCTCTCTGATATTCACActgtttctgcttctctctgcttcctgcagattttctgtttgtatacGTATGCAAATATACAGTTTAGTAATTTAGCCATCATGTCTTATGACAGATACCTCGCTATCTGTTGTCCTCTACAATATAACACACGGATGACGTCTAACAGGTCAGTCATCTTTATTATTGTGATATGGTTGTACTCATTTGTGAAATTTCTTATTACTTTATCCTTAAACATCCGTTTGACATTGTGTGGAAACATCATAAACAGTTTGTATTGCAATAACTACTTTATTGTTAAGCTGGCATGTTCTGACACCAAAGTCAATAACATTTATGGGCTTTTTGACACTTTTCTCTCCGTCGTAGTACCTCTGTTTCCAATCCTTTTCTCTTATATGAAAATtcttaaagtttgtttttctggttctAAACAGACCAGACAGAAAGCCGTCAGTACCTGCACACCTCACCTCGCTTCCCTCCTTAACttttcttttgcatgtttgtttgtaacACTTCAGAGTAGATTTGATGTGagcagtgtttccagtgtgctGAGAATCATTGTGTTGGTTTATCTGCTGATCATTCCACTTCTGAATCCTATCATGTATGGACTGCAAACGTCAAAAATACGAAATCTGTTCTGTTCTAAGATGTTGGCCGGTCATAGAGATACTATGTAG
- the tsen34 gene encoding tRNA-splicing endonuclease subunit Sen34 isoform X1, which translates to MADPPYREEEEEEEEEEEESSSPVIGVGLCDSAPLLWRVEDLRTVRSQGLVGALLGSLARTPRQNTRLGRPLLLLPEEERLLTERHAAAALPPGPPCQQDGGGAELRQQVDKYEEDQQRSYEEQSVLALEDRKSALLRAMSSSHAGAEPEAETADGALKGRLEALDRSFTFPRSGLAVQLSTARAGLSYCPEARAFLQADLPMRGLDDPHCDARYQVFRDLRGRGFYLTSAGKFGGDFLVYPGDPLRFHAHFIAVCLSLDESVCLLDVLAVARLGSNVKKTVLLCSPGTDGGVAYTSLQWSGMV; encoded by the exons ATGGCTGACCCTCCctacagggaggaggaggaggaggaggaggaggaggaggaggagtcttCATCCCCGGTGATTGGTGTCGGTCTGTGTGACTCGGCCCCCCTGCTGTGGAGGGTGGAGGACCTGCGGACAGTGAGGTCTCAGGGTCTGGTGGGGGCGCTACTGGGTTCACTGGCCCGAACCCCCCGACAGAACACCCGACTGGGCcgcccgctgctgctgctgccggagGAGGAGAGACTGCTGACTGAACGCCACGCTGCCGCCGCCCTGCCACCTGGACCACCG TGTCAGCAGGATGGAGGAGGGGCGGAGCTCCGTCAGCAGGTGGATAAGTACGAGGAGGACCAGCAGAGGAGTTATGAGGAGCAGAGTGTCCTCGCTCTGGAGGACAGGAAGTCAGCGCTGCTCAGAGCCATGAGCTCATCACACGCAG GTGCAGAGCCTGAAGCTGAGACCGCAGACGGGGCCCTGAAGGGCCGCCTGGAGGCCCTGGACCGAAGCTTTACCTTCCCTCGGTCAGGGTTAGCGGTCCAGCTGAGCACGGCGAGGGCGGGGCTATCCTACTGCCCCGAGGCCCGGGCCTTCCTGCAGGCCGATTTGCCAATGAGAGGGCTGGACGACCCGCACTGCGACGCCAGGTACCAGGTGTTCAGAGACCtgagggggcggggcttctACCTGACCTCAGCGGGGAAGTTCGGAGGAGACTTCCTCGTCTATCCAG GTGACCCTCTTCGTTTCCACGCTCACTTCatcgctgtctgtctgtctctggaCGAGTCCGTCTGTCTGCTGGACGTCCTCGCTGTGGCTCGTCTGGGGTCGAACGTCAAGAAGACCGTCCTGCTGTGCTCGCCGGGGACAGACGGAGGAGTGGCGTACACGTCCTTACAGTGGAGCGGGATGGTTTAA
- the tsen34 gene encoding tRNA-splicing endonuclease subunit Sen34 isoform X2 yields the protein MADPPYREEEEEEEEEEEESSSPVIGVGLCDSAPLLWRVEDLRTVRSQGLVGALLGSLARTPRQNTRLGRPLLLLPEEERLLTERHAAAALPPGPPDGGGAELRQQVDKYEEDQQRSYEEQSVLALEDRKSALLRAMSSSHAGAEPEAETADGALKGRLEALDRSFTFPRSGLAVQLSTARAGLSYCPEARAFLQADLPMRGLDDPHCDARYQVFRDLRGRGFYLTSAGKFGGDFLVYPGDPLRFHAHFIAVCLSLDESVCLLDVLAVARLGSNVKKTVLLCSPGTDGGVAYTSLQWSGMV from the exons ATGGCTGACCCTCCctacagggaggaggaggaggaggaggaggaggaggaggaggagtcttCATCCCCGGTGATTGGTGTCGGTCTGTGTGACTCGGCCCCCCTGCTGTGGAGGGTGGAGGACCTGCGGACAGTGAGGTCTCAGGGTCTGGTGGGGGCGCTACTGGGTTCACTGGCCCGAACCCCCCGACAGAACACCCGACTGGGCcgcccgctgctgctgctgccggagGAGGAGAGACTGCTGACTGAACGCCACGCTGCCGCCGCCCTGCCACCTGGACCACCG GATGGAGGAGGGGCGGAGCTCCGTCAGCAGGTGGATAAGTACGAGGAGGACCAGCAGAGGAGTTATGAGGAGCAGAGTGTCCTCGCTCTGGAGGACAGGAAGTCAGCGCTGCTCAGAGCCATGAGCTCATCACACGCAG GTGCAGAGCCTGAAGCTGAGACCGCAGACGGGGCCCTGAAGGGCCGCCTGGAGGCCCTGGACCGAAGCTTTACCTTCCCTCGGTCAGGGTTAGCGGTCCAGCTGAGCACGGCGAGGGCGGGGCTATCCTACTGCCCCGAGGCCCGGGCCTTCCTGCAGGCCGATTTGCCAATGAGAGGGCTGGACGACCCGCACTGCGACGCCAGGTACCAGGTGTTCAGAGACCtgagggggcggggcttctACCTGACCTCAGCGGGGAAGTTCGGAGGAGACTTCCTCGTCTATCCAG GTGACCCTCTTCGTTTCCACGCTCACTTCatcgctgtctgtctgtctctggaCGAGTCCGTCTGTCTGCTGGACGTCCTCGCTGTGGCTCGTCTGGGGTCGAACGTCAAGAAGACCGTCCTGCTGTGCTCGCCGGGGACAGACGGAGGAGTGGCGTACACGTCCTTACAGTGGAGCGGGATGGTTTAA